In one Hyphomicrobium sp. 99 genomic region, the following are encoded:
- a CDS encoding methyl-accepting chemotaxis protein encodes MVIGYINSKWSMPRRLALISAVFLIPSLAQLYLYAQNQLEQISTLDREISGGKLASAVWTKMSADENSSSGDGELAKLSDASRSLGVQSNVSAFQNARTPDERVRLGVELLDLIATSSGLAADASASTYYAQEVIVQRLPGVKQALIELKSTLDTAGLADDQIKLAINYAVLRRTTEKLRGAVNKLLSDSSTDAKNALGDTNARLLSELDLIAAKLKAADYRRTSLGSDVMSSIANANSLVGTAAGQVGGLFDRLSEEHSAEARSSLYRTLGLLIAATVAALIMVSLIAKGISLRLSSLVSAMDQLSHKDLSVEVPYLSDSNENGMIARALARFKEAVIENKSMTDAAVEAAKQQQEQSDHYAREHERFMDAFTSAAERIATGDFTHRITEKVIPEYEAIISQMNLMMGQLEAAQAGKLEAENQINTVVASLGTALSELAQGNLETTVYAEFGPEFAKLKADFNSAASQLKSTIELVKKGASSIKLGTEEISQASDDLSRRTENQAASLEETAAAVKEITDTVNKTARGATHARETVSVAKADAEKSGEIVRKAISAMNGIESSSKQISQIIGVIDEIAFQTNLLALNAGVEAARAGDAGRGFAVVASEVRALAQRSAEAAKEIKGLISASTGQVAQGVQLVGETGLALTRIVTQVAEINTIVTDIAASANEQAHGLEQVNTAVNEMDQVTQQNAAMVEEATAATQTLAQQTEELVRLVSRFRTGDDTIVDMSSRRDSSKPAARAQRAPVKAKMAAAAGMGRRSVASSDAGWEEF; translated from the coding sequence ATGGTCATAGGATATATCAACAGCAAATGGTCGATGCCGCGTCGGCTTGCACTGATATCTGCGGTGTTCTTAATTCCTTCGCTGGCTCAGCTTTATCTCTACGCGCAGAATCAGCTGGAGCAGATCAGCACGCTTGATCGGGAAATCAGCGGTGGCAAGTTGGCGTCCGCTGTTTGGACGAAAATGTCGGCCGACGAAAACTCCTCGTCTGGTGACGGAGAGCTCGCAAAGCTTTCGGATGCATCCCGGAGTCTCGGCGTTCAGTCGAATGTCAGTGCCTTCCAAAACGCACGAACACCGGATGAGCGGGTGCGTCTTGGCGTTGAGCTTTTGGACTTGATCGCGACTTCGTCCGGGCTCGCCGCAGATGCCTCGGCTTCCACCTATTATGCGCAGGAGGTGATCGTTCAGCGTTTGCCGGGCGTTAAGCAGGCGCTGATCGAGCTCAAATCCACTCTCGATACCGCTGGACTGGCAGACGACCAGATCAAACTGGCAATCAACTATGCCGTATTGCGGAGAACGACGGAAAAACTCCGCGGAGCGGTGAATAAGCTTCTCAGCGATTCCTCCACTGACGCCAAGAACGCCCTCGGCGACACGAACGCCAGGCTCCTGTCTGAGCTTGATCTGATCGCTGCGAAGCTCAAGGCAGCCGACTATCGGCGCACTTCGCTCGGCAGTGATGTGATGTCATCCATCGCCAATGCCAACAGTCTTGTCGGCACGGCGGCGGGCCAAGTCGGTGGCCTCTTTGACCGTCTCTCCGAAGAGCATTCTGCAGAAGCGCGCTCATCTCTTTACCGCACGCTCGGTCTGCTGATCGCAGCAACGGTCGCTGCCTTGATCATGGTCAGTCTAATCGCGAAGGGAATTTCTCTGCGGCTGTCGAGCTTGGTCAGCGCGATGGATCAACTCAGCCATAAGGATTTGAGCGTCGAGGTTCCGTATCTCTCGGACAGCAACGAAAACGGCATGATCGCGCGTGCGCTCGCACGCTTCAAGGAAGCCGTCATCGAAAATAAGTCGATGACCGATGCCGCTGTCGAGGCGGCCAAGCAGCAGCAGGAGCAGAGCGACCACTATGCGCGCGAGCACGAGCGGTTCATGGATGCGTTCACCAGCGCGGCCGAGCGTATAGCGACCGGCGACTTCACGCATCGCATTACCGAAAAGGTCATCCCGGAGTACGAGGCGATTATCAGCCAGATGAACCTAATGATGGGTCAGCTCGAAGCCGCGCAAGCCGGGAAGCTCGAGGCAGAGAATCAGATCAATACCGTCGTCGCTTCGCTCGGGACCGCTCTATCGGAACTCGCGCAAGGAAACCTCGAGACCACTGTATACGCCGAATTCGGTCCCGAGTTTGCAAAGCTCAAGGCCGACTTCAATTCTGCAGCATCGCAACTGAAAAGCACGATCGAGCTTGTGAAAAAGGGCGCCAGCAGCATCAAGCTTGGCACCGAAGAAATTTCGCAAGCCTCGGACGACCTCTCGCGGCGCACGGAAAACCAAGCGGCAAGTCTTGAGGAGACGGCAGCTGCCGTTAAGGAGATCACGGATACCGTCAACAAGACGGCGCGCGGCGCAACCCATGCCCGGGAAACGGTTTCTGTTGCCAAGGCAGACGCCGAGAAGAGCGGCGAGATTGTTCGCAAAGCGATTTCGGCGATGAACGGCATCGAGAGTTCCTCGAAACAGATCAGCCAGATCATCGGCGTCATCGACGAGATCGCATTCCAGACGAACCTCCTCGCCTTGAATGCCGGCGTCGAAGCAGCACGCGCTGGCGATGCTGGCCGAGGCTTCGCAGTCGTCGCATCGGAAGTGCGGGCACTGGCGCAGCGTTCTGCCGAGGCGGCGAAGGAGATCAAAGGTCTCATTTCTGCTTCGACCGGACAGGTCGCACAAGGTGTGCAGCTTGTCGGTGAAACCGGCTTGGCGTTGACGCGCATCGTGACCCAGGTCGCGGAAATCAACACCATCGTGACGGACATCGCGGCGAGCGCCAACGAACAGGCCCATGGCCTGGAGCAAGTCAACACAGCCGTCAACGAGATGGACCAGGTCACGCAACAGAACGCCGCGATGGTCGAGGAAGCCACGGCCGCAACGCAGACTCTCGCGCAGCAGACCGAGGAACTCGTCCGTCTGGTCAGTCGCTTCCGCACAGGTGACGACACAATCGTCGACATGTCGTCTCGTCGGGATTCGTCCAAGCCTGCGGCGCGCGCCCAGCGTGCACCTGTTAAGGCCAAGATGGCGGCGGCAGCCGGCATGGGACGTCGCAGTGTGGCTTCCTCCGACGCCGGTTGGGAGGAATTTTGA
- a CDS encoding STAS domain-containing protein gives MPRAKAKVIAGDSGDHSQPRKGARGKKAGVAAQMMEAETEMPVIESETTLVLPDSLDSSSAANIKDLLLARRGSPLVVDARQVHRVGIQALQVLIAAAQTWRADGQSYKVTNPSSELLETLALVGLSGDQFLLEGSSP, from the coding sequence ATGCCCCGCGCGAAAGCAAAGGTGATCGCCGGTGATTCCGGCGATCACAGCCAGCCGCGTAAAGGCGCACGCGGGAAGAAGGCTGGTGTCGCCGCGCAAATGATGGAAGCCGAGACGGAAATGCCAGTAATCGAAAGCGAGACGACGCTGGTGCTTCCAGACTCGCTCGACTCTTCGTCTGCCGCCAACATCAAGGATCTGCTCCTCGCGCGTCGCGGCTCTCCCCTCGTCGTTGACGCCCGACAAGTGCACCGCGTCGGTATTCAAGCGTTGCAGGTCTTGATTGCTGCTGCTCAGACTTGGCGGGCGGATGGGCAGAGCTACAAGGTGACAAACCCAAGCTCCGAACTTCTCGAAACGCTTGCGCTCGTTGGATTGTCGGGCGACCAATTTCTTCTCGAAGGATCTTCTCCATGA
- a CDS encoding response regulator — MTQTILTVDDSRTMRDMLKMALAEAGFNVLQAVDGVHGLEVLQTSMPDVIVTDINMPKMDGFGLIEAVRKDSRYRRVPILVLTTESDAAKKTRAKEAGATGWIVKPFEPTKLIAAIRRVAA, encoded by the coding sequence ATGACGCAGACGATACTGACCGTCGACGATTCACGAACGATGCGCGACATGCTGAAGATGGCGCTCGCAGAGGCTGGCTTCAACGTTCTGCAGGCCGTTGACGGCGTCCACGGGCTGGAAGTTCTCCAGACATCCATGCCGGACGTCATCGTGACCGATATCAACATGCCGAAGATGGACGGCTTCGGTCTCATCGAAGCGGTGCGAAAGGATAGTCGCTATCGCCGAGTTCCGATTCTCGTTCTCACCACCGAGAGCGACGCCGCAAAGAAAACGCGGGCAAAGGAAGCCGGTGCGACGGGCTGGATCGTCAAGCCGTTCGAACCAACCAAACTTATCGCAGCAATTCGCCGCGTCGCCGCCTAA
- a CDS encoding chemotaxis protein CheA: MTVDTMAAIRQTFFQECEEQLSEMEVGLLAMDEGNADSETVNAVFRAVHSIKGGAGAFKLTALVQFAHTFETALDFVRSGKLHPTADVMKPMLRAADVLADLVEASRDGKEIDESSYAAIAAEVKALTMIDGAEEVEEVIDFQPTVIDFGLPDLTPEPAAAPVHDYRVGFTPRPELYANANEAVLVIRELSRLGQAETTCDVSAVPDLETIDPNGAYLSWNIKLSSEVAIEAVREVFEFVEGEAEISVEADGQPEISDADIAALLAQALGSAPAAESEQASNVTNAEGPVQSDPVQPEQVASETALPPAQVAEAVKTVAVPTQTTIRVEFDRVDRLINLVGELVINQAMLSQRVIEANFAGSSSVIIGLEELEQLTREIQESVMAIRAQPVKPLFQRMSRIVREVADATGKQVRLKTDGEATEVDKTVVERLAEPLTHMIRNAVDHGIESPEERIAAGKPPEGNVRLSAAHRSGRIVIEITDDGAGINRQKVRASAIKKGLISADAQLSDSDIDNLLFLPGFSTAATISSISGRGVGMDVVKRSILALGGRISISSRPGFGSTFSMSLPLTLAVLDGMAVSVAGQTLVVPLTAIVETLKPKKGEIHGIGADSRVMAIRNTFVPLIDVGTQMGFREAPADPEHSVAILVETGGGARNALLVDSIQDQRQVVIKSLEANYGTVAGIAAATILGDGRVALILDVDALVTGSFEDQIAAAARYGTEG, from the coding sequence ATGACCGTCGATACGATGGCCGCAATCCGGCAGACGTTCTTCCAGGAGTGTGAAGAACAGCTCTCGGAAATGGAAGTTGGCCTGCTTGCAATGGACGAGGGTAACGCCGATTCCGAAACGGTGAATGCCGTTTTTCGGGCGGTGCACTCGATCAAGGGGGGCGCTGGCGCATTCAAGCTGACGGCGCTGGTTCAGTTCGCACATACGTTCGAAACGGCACTCGATTTCGTCCGCAGCGGCAAGCTGCATCCGACAGCGGACGTGATGAAACCGATGCTCCGTGCCGCCGACGTGCTGGCCGATCTCGTAGAGGCATCGCGCGACGGTAAGGAAATCGACGAGTCGAGTTACGCAGCCATCGCAGCAGAGGTCAAAGCGCTGACGATGATCGATGGCGCCGAAGAGGTCGAGGAAGTCATAGATTTCCAGCCGACGGTGATTGATTTCGGACTGCCGGACTTGACGCCCGAGCCCGCCGCGGCGCCGGTCCATGACTATCGCGTCGGCTTCACACCCCGCCCGGAACTCTATGCCAACGCCAACGAAGCGGTATTGGTCATTCGAGAGCTTTCACGTCTCGGCCAAGCGGAAACAACTTGCGATGTTTCCGCAGTTCCAGATCTCGAAACGATAGATCCGAATGGCGCCTATCTGTCCTGGAACATCAAGCTTTCGTCGGAAGTGGCGATCGAAGCCGTCCGCGAGGTTTTTGAATTCGTCGAAGGCGAAGCCGAGATCAGCGTTGAAGCCGATGGTCAGCCGGAGATTTCTGACGCGGATATTGCAGCCTTGCTGGCGCAGGCTCTGGGCAGCGCGCCCGCGGCAGAATCCGAACAGGCCTCAAACGTAACGAACGCCGAGGGACCTGTACAATCTGATCCGGTGCAACCCGAGCAGGTCGCGAGCGAAACGGCATTGCCACCGGCACAAGTGGCCGAGGCTGTGAAGACTGTCGCGGTCCCCACGCAAACAACCATCCGCGTCGAATTCGATCGCGTTGATCGGCTCATCAACTTGGTCGGCGAACTCGTCATCAACCAGGCGATGCTGTCGCAACGCGTTATCGAGGCGAATTTCGCAGGCTCGTCTTCGGTGATCATCGGCCTTGAAGAACTCGAGCAGCTGACACGCGAGATCCAGGAAAGCGTGATGGCGATCCGCGCGCAGCCGGTGAAGCCCCTCTTTCAACGTATGTCACGCATCGTGCGCGAGGTCGCGGATGCGACCGGCAAGCAAGTTCGCCTGAAAACCGATGGCGAAGCCACCGAGGTCGACAAGACTGTCGTCGAGCGTCTGGCGGAGCCATTGACGCACATGATCCGCAACGCGGTCGATCATGGCATTGAGTCGCCTGAAGAGCGCATCGCGGCTGGAAAGCCCCCGGAAGGCAACGTTCGTTTGAGTGCCGCGCACCGCTCGGGCCGTATCGTGATTGAAATTACCGACGATGGCGCCGGCATCAATCGTCAAAAGGTGCGCGCGTCCGCGATCAAGAAGGGCCTCATCTCGGCTGACGCGCAGCTTTCCGACAGCGACATCGACAATCTTCTGTTCTTGCCAGGCTTCTCGACCGCCGCCACGATTTCGAGCATTTCAGGCCGCGGTGTCGGGATGGACGTCGTGAAGCGCTCCATCTTGGCGCTTGGCGGGCGAATATCGATATCGTCGCGACCGGGCTTCGGCTCGACGTTCTCGATGAGCCTGCCGCTGACGCTCGCCGTTCTCGACGGCATGGCCGTCTCCGTTGCGGGCCAGACGCTTGTCGTGCCGTTGACGGCTATCGTCGAGACGCTGAAACCCAAGAAGGGCGAAATCCACGGCATCGGCGCTGATAGCCGGGTCATGGCCATCCGCAACACGTTCGTGCCGCTCATCGATGTGGGCACGCAGATGGGTTTTCGCGAGGCGCCGGCCGATCCGGAACACAGCGTCGCGATATTGGTCGAGACCGGCGGCGGCGCGCGTAACGCTCTGTTGGTCGACTCGATCCAGGATCAACGCCAGGTCGTTATCAAAAGCCTTGAGGCCAATTACGGAACAGTTGCCGGCATCGCCGCCGCAACAATTCTTGGTGATGGCCGTGTAGCACTCATTCTCGACGTGGATGCGCTGGTCACCGGTTCGTTCGAAGACCAGATCGCCGCCGCAGCACGCTATGGAACGGAAGGATAA
- a CDS encoding chemotaxis protein CheW, giving the protein MQDVSSSANSANREFVAFRVGAQEFCIDIMGVREIRGWTPATPLPHAPAYVRGVINLRGAVLPIVDLAMRFGLGLTEPTPRSVIIVVQVYQQVVGLLVDAVSDILTTSEASMQPTPDVASDLAKNFVKGVYAVEGRMISIVTLESVLPIAAKAAA; this is encoded by the coding sequence ATGCAAGACGTTAGTTCGTCGGCCAACTCCGCAAACCGCGAGTTCGTCGCCTTCCGGGTCGGAGCACAGGAATTCTGTATCGACATTATGGGCGTTCGCGAAATTCGCGGCTGGACCCCCGCAACACCACTGCCCCACGCGCCAGCCTACGTGCGTGGTGTCATCAATCTTCGTGGTGCTGTGCTTCCCATCGTTGATCTCGCCATGCGCTTCGGTCTCGGTCTGACGGAGCCGACACCACGGAGCGTCATTATTGTGGTGCAGGTCTATCAGCAAGTCGTCGGCCTCCTGGTCGACGCCGTATCGGATATCCTGACGACGTCCGAAGCATCCATGCAGCCGACGCCGGACGTCGCGTCTGACCTCGCCAAGAATTTCGTCAAGGGCGTCTATGCCGTTGAAGGCCGCATGATCAGCATCGTCACGCTGGAAAGCGTGCTGCCGATAGCGGCTAAGGCCGCCGCATGA